The following proteins are encoded in a genomic region of Thermococcus pacificus:
- a CDS encoding nickel-dependent hydrogenase large subunit encodes MGEIELGKVCRISGDAKLIMYEEGGEVQDALFISTAPVRGFEKMVIGKSPFFVVEAVMRICGLCHASHGIAAAEAIENAIGVTPPRNGVLLREALGLINRIQSHLLEFLMVVPDLVVPEEREKLILELIDFHTKIGDFLLKLGGAMTHPPNITVGGINPVPKWSVFNNLKARLPKMLRSWNELAHLLVDEDIQTDVASELREKKHDNRYLSSGLFYGDRFNIDVGKIKLIPYYEFRKDDPSSKESTTMIAMYKGKPVEVGPRARLSTYREKSYSTLYDLHTARVDDVSIALHRLSSILDSLDMKEPFRNQNIVFGPGKGVGVYEAPRGTLVHIVELGEEGRTLYSRIVVPTMFNIPVIEEAVKGLSVKAAEAVVRLYDPCIPCTTHVVRLRR; translated from the coding sequence TTGGGGGAAATCGAGCTCGGTAAAGTCTGTCGCATATCGGGGGATGCAAAACTCATAATGTACGAAGAGGGGGGAGAAGTCCAGGATGCTCTTTTCATATCCACCGCCCCCGTTAGGGGATTTGAAAAGATGGTAATCGGGAAAAGCCCATTCTTTGTTGTGGAGGCTGTTATGAGAATATGCGGCTTGTGCCACGCCTCCCATGGCATAGCCGCGGCGGAGGCCATAGAAAATGCAATTGGGGTAACTCCCCCCAGAAACGGAGTGCTCCTGAGGGAGGCACTTGGTCTCATCAACAGGATTCAGAGTCATCTACTCGAGTTCCTCATGGTCGTCCCCGACTTGGTGGTGCCCGAAGAGCGGGAGAAGTTAATCCTCGAGCTGATTGATTTTCACACAAAAATCGGTGACTTTCTGCTGAAACTCGGGGGGGCCATGACCCATCCACCCAATATCACGGTTGGAGGCATAAACCCCGTTCCCAAGTGGAGCGTGTTCAATAACCTCAAGGCCAGACTACCCAAGATGCTCCGCTCATGGAATGAGCTGGCACACCTGCTAGTTGACGAAGACATTCAAACTGATGTTGCAAGTGAACTGAGAGAAAAGAAACACGATAACAGGTATCTATCCAGTGGCCTCTTCTATGGCGATAGGTTCAACATCGATGTTGGCAAGATAAAGCTGATTCCATACTACGAATTCCGGAAAGATGACCCCAGTTCCAAGGAATCGACTACGATGATAGCGATGTACAAGGGAAAACCCGTTGAAGTCGGTCCCAGGGCCAGGCTCAGTACCTATCGGGAAAAGAGCTATTCGACGCTCTACGACCTCCACACTGCGAGGGTTGATGACGTCAGCATTGCGCTCCACAGGTTGAGCAGTATCCTGGATTCCCTTGATATGAAGGAACCCTTCAGGAACCAGAACATTGTTTTTGGACCGGGTAAGGGCGTTGGCGTCTATGAGGCCCCGCGGGGAACTTTGGTGCATATTGTTGAACTTGGAGAGGAAGGAAGGACACTCTATTCGAGGATAGTTGTTCCTACGATGTTCAATATCCCAGTCATTGAAGAAGCCGTAAAAGGGTTGAGTGTTAAGGCCGCTGAAGCTGTTGTGAGGCTTTATGATCCGTGCATCCCATGTACAACACACGTTGTCAGGCTAAGGCGGTGA
- a CDS encoding NADH-quinone oxidoreductase subunit B family protein gives MGRITVLHADFGGCAGCSVSILRSYPEIKDTVKLETPYLVDKYFQSEGYDVAIITGGICVNEGWMLDKLKYIREISDVVVAYGSCAAFGGILRFCRGGQEPRPDHRSFQPINSVIKVDYSIPGCPPAPLMLQSFFRFYLDEDERRLELFRICGSIKKLSGFDLLDDVVLTGLCIGCGACELSCPTHALQVVDKRPNLVQERCIRCGTCYIRCPRATQILTLGGGSRDQRL, from the coding sequence ATGGGGAGGATTACTGTTCTCCACGCCGATTTTGGCGGGTGTGCAGGGTGCAGTGTGAGCATCTTGCGTTCGTATCCTGAAATAAAGGATACAGTCAAACTGGAAACTCCATACCTGGTGGACAAGTACTTCCAATCGGAGGGCTACGACGTTGCAATCATAACAGGGGGCATATGTGTTAACGAAGGGTGGATGCTTGATAAACTTAAATATATCCGGGAAATTTCCGATGTTGTTGTTGCCTACGGTTCGTGCGCCGCGTTCGGTGGAATCCTGCGATTCTGTCGTGGGGGTCAAGAACCTCGACCAGACCACAGGAGCTTTCAGCCAATAAACAGCGTTATAAAGGTGGATTACTCCATCCCGGGCTGTCCCCCAGCGCCGCTGATGCTCCAATCCTTTTTCAGATTTTATCTCGATGAAGACGAACGAAGACTGGAGCTTTTTAGGATTTGCGGGAGTATAAAGAAACTAAGCGGTTTTGACCTTTTGGATGATGTAGTGCTTACTGGCCTCTGCATCGGTTGTGGGGCATGTGAACTGTCCTGTCCCACCCATGCCCTCCAGGTTGTGGATAAACGGCCAAATCTCGTTCAGGAAAGGTGCATACGGTGTGGGACGTGCTATATTAGGTGCCCCCGGGCCACTCAGATTTTAACGCTTGGAGGTGGTTCCCGTGATCAGCGTCTCTAA
- a CDS encoding Coenzyme F420 hydrogenase/dehydrogenase, beta subunit C-terminal domain has product MISVSNSFVGHVFSIYLARSTDEEVINTKVASGGAVTAILSYALDTGLIDGVVTAKRTSGLEGEAVVARSRKELLATVGNKWSIVPLASRIRAKIEENDLNQVSVVCLPCQAQFFGQMRDFPMLETDFGERIEYIISLFCMGTFAFETFTNYLYRNHGIRGRDVKDIILRGDVIEVHHPGGVLRLSIRDIYQHLQVGCLVCSDYTGNWSDISAGIVETKPGWTMLIARNKKADELIKNAKKHGYIEVTDGSPFIGDVITRAREKLTRSQKNMMYLF; this is encoded by the coding sequence GTGATCAGCGTCTCTAACTCCTTTGTGGGTCATGTATTCAGTATTTACCTTGCCAGGAGTACCGATGAGGAAGTCATCAACACAAAAGTGGCAAGCGGAGGTGCCGTGACTGCAATCCTGAGCTATGCCCTTGACACGGGCCTTATAGACGGTGTTGTCACCGCAAAAAGAACCAGCGGACTTGAGGGCGAAGCCGTGGTCGCAAGGAGCAGGAAAGAACTCCTGGCAACGGTGGGTAATAAATGGAGCATCGTGCCCCTTGCATCCAGGATAAGGGCAAAAATAGAAGAAAACGACCTCAATCAAGTCTCCGTGGTCTGTTTGCCCTGCCAGGCACAGTTCTTCGGTCAGATGAGGGACTTTCCGATGCTGGAGACGGACTTCGGGGAGAGGATTGAATACATAATAAGCCTGTTCTGTATGGGTACTTTTGCCTTTGAGACGTTCACAAACTACCTGTATCGGAATCACGGCATAAGGGGACGGGACGTGAAGGATATAATTCTCAGGGGGGATGTTATAGAGGTCCACCATCCAGGAGGCGTTCTGAGGCTCTCGATCAGGGATATTTACCAGCATCTCCAAGTTGGCTGTTTGGTATGCTCGGATTACACAGGCAACTGGAGTGATATCTCCGCCGGAATCGTTGAGACAAAACCTGGCTGGACGATGCTCATTGCCCGGAACAAAAAGGCTGATGAGCTTATAAAAAATGCCAAAAAACACGGGTATATAGAGGTTACAGACGGTTCCCCGTTTATTGGGGACGTAATAACCAGGGCCAGAGAAAAGCTCACCAGATCCCAGAAGAACATGATGTACCTGTTCTAA
- a CDS encoding ABC transporter substrate-binding protein — protein MKRTALLLIVLFLGAVVASGCISGETTTKTPSPTTSVPETTSSFTPTETTTTSSPTATETEKPYYPLTITDFSNRTVTIEKEPRRVVTLAPSITEDLYYLGLFDRVVGVTQFDDFPPEVSNVTRVGGYGKYANLEIIASLNPDIILVDSYSMAILDELEKIAPVVVVDPHSMDDIPLALELLGKVFNAENNARKVISEFKSNIEAINSTVKGYPKLSVFYVVWNNPLMTAGGGTFISDVIELAGGRNVFNDTTGWPTVSQEQVIERNPEVIILTPHCGMTVQDVYNGPLANTKAARDGKVYVIENENDLIHPSPRVLEGLKTIAGLLHPEAFKVSYPLTVTDFEGRTVTIDKEPQRIVSLAPSITETLFYIGAGGKVVGVTDYDDFPPAVKNITRVGGYGKYANLEIIASLNPDLIVADDFSMGILDSLEKIAPVIILSPKSIDDVYRKVELLGKVTNREEGARAVVADMKARVSYVTSMVAGKQKVRTFFLLSYYNGYWTAGNGTFINDLISLAGGENIFADISGWGAANAEQIIKRNPEVIIISPNAGIKPEDLCSGPLSNVDAVKNGRVYIISDENLVVRPGPRIVHGLEEIAEYLLHPEAFNYQPQPLVCNATSSASG, from the coding sequence ATGAAAAGGACCGCACTCTTGCTCATTGTACTGTTTCTCGGGGCCGTCGTGGCCAGCGGCTGCATAAGCGGCGAAACCACTACTAAGACCCCATCACCGACTACATCCGTCCCGGAGACGACTTCCAGCTTTACACCAACTGAGACCACAACTACAAGCAGCCCCACGGCAACGGAGACTGAGAAGCCATACTATCCCCTGACTATCACTGACTTTTCCAACAGAACCGTTACGATAGAGAAAGAGCCCCGCAGGGTTGTCACGCTGGCCCCCAGCATAACGGAAGACCTCTATTATCTGGGGCTCTTCGACAGGGTCGTCGGTGTCACGCAGTTCGACGACTTCCCGCCTGAGGTCAGCAACGTCACCCGTGTCGGCGGCTACGGCAAGTACGCCAACCTCGAGATCATAGCCTCACTCAACCCGGACATAATACTCGTGGACAGCTATTCAATGGCTATTCTCGACGAGCTGGAGAAGATAGCGCCGGTTGTCGTCGTTGATCCTCACAGCATGGACGACATACCTCTGGCTCTCGAGCTTCTCGGCAAGGTGTTCAACGCGGAGAACAACGCCAGAAAAGTTATCAGTGAGTTTAAATCCAACATTGAAGCGATAAACTCCACCGTTAAGGGCTATCCAAAACTCAGCGTCTTCTACGTTGTCTGGAACAATCCGCTCATGACCGCCGGTGGGGGTACTTTCATAAGCGACGTCATCGAGCTCGCCGGCGGAAGGAACGTATTCAACGACACAACCGGGTGGCCCACAGTAAGCCAGGAGCAGGTGATTGAAAGGAACCCGGAGGTCATAATCCTCACCCCCCACTGCGGTATGACCGTCCAGGACGTTTACAACGGCCCGCTGGCGAACACCAAGGCCGCCAGAGATGGGAAGGTCTACGTCATCGAAAATGAGAACGACCTGATACACCCAAGCCCGAGGGTTTTAGAGGGGCTCAAGACCATCGCCGGACTCCTCCACCCCGAGGCGTTCAAAGTAAGCTACCCGCTGACGGTTACAGATTTCGAGGGCAGGACTGTAACCATAGACAAGGAGCCCCAGCGTATAGTCAGCCTCGCGCCGAGCATAACCGAAACCCTGTTCTACATAGGCGCCGGTGGCAAGGTTGTTGGCGTCACCGACTACGACGACTTCCCACCTGCGGTGAAGAACATCACCCGCGTCGGTGGATACGGCAAGTATGCCAACCTCGAGATCATAGCATCCCTCAACCCGGACCTCATCGTGGCGGACGACTTCTCGATGGGCATACTGGACAGCCTTGAGAAGATAGCACCGGTTATCATACTGAGTCCCAAGAGCATCGACGACGTCTACAGGAAAGTGGAGCTCCTTGGGAAGGTCACCAACCGCGAGGAGGGAGCCAGGGCAGTCGTTGCCGACATGAAGGCAAGGGTGAGCTACGTAACCTCCATGGTCGCTGGAAAGCAGAAGGTGAGGACCTTCTTCCTTCTGAGCTATTACAACGGCTACTGGACCGCAGGAAACGGCACGTTCATCAACGACCTCATAAGCCTAGCCGGCGGTGAGAACATCTTCGCTGACATCTCGGGATGGGGGGCCGCGAATGCAGAACAGATAATCAAGAGGAACCCTGAGGTCATAATAATCTCACCAAACGCAGGCATCAAGCCTGAAGACCTGTGCTCCGGACCTCTCTCAAACGTCGATGCAGTGAAGAACGGCAGGGTTTACATCATCAGCGATGAGAACCTCGTTGTAAGACCCGGACCGAGGATAGTGCACGGCCTCGAGGAGATAGCTGAATACCTGCTGCACCCGGAGGCCTTTAACTACCAGCCTCAGCCGCTGGTCTGCAACGCGACTTCATCAGCCTCCGGCTGA
- a CDS encoding CBS domain-containing protein, giving the protein MVAIPRPIDPREIRRIRKELGITQEELAERAGVTQAYIAKLETGKVDPRLSTFNRILQALLECKKTQLTARDVMSSPVLSVKPYETIENVIKLMNKHNISQIPVIAGNKVVGSVTEKTLVRQSLEYEDIYDHKVMEVMEEPFPIVSEDEDLEVVKYLLEEHPAVLVQDREGRIVGIITRVDIFRIGRGRD; this is encoded by the coding sequence ATGGTAGCAATACCCCGGCCGATAGACCCCAGAGAGATACGCCGAATTCGAAAGGAGCTGGGGATAACCCAAGAGGAGCTCGCGGAGAGGGCGGGGGTAACGCAGGCGTATATAGCCAAGCTTGAGACGGGTAAAGTCGACCCAAGGCTCTCCACGTTCAACCGAATTCTTCAGGCCCTTCTGGAATGCAAAAAGACCCAGCTCACGGCAAGAGACGTCATGTCATCTCCTGTTCTGTCAGTTAAACCATACGAGACCATTGAAAACGTTATTAAGCTCATGAACAAACACAACATCTCCCAGATCCCCGTGATAGCGGGCAACAAGGTTGTCGGCTCAGTCACCGAGAAGACCCTTGTAAGGCAGAGCCTCGAGTACGAGGACATCTACGATCACAAGGTCATGGAAGTCATGGAGGAGCCGTTCCCAATAGTCAGTGAGGACGAGGACCTTGAGGTAGTCAAGTACCTGCTAGAGGAACACCCGGCAGTTCTTGTCCAGGATCGGGAAGGGAGGATAGTGGGAATCATAACCCGCGTGGATATATTCAGGATTGGAAGGGGCAGGGACTGA
- a CDS encoding DMT family transporter, which translates to MSTLILGILAALISALSWASSTILLKVGMRDRTPVAVNIIRLYIVAVAFAVIFLVNGTFSQVLALSPELLAIAFISSMFGFVIGDYFYLHALNMMGVSRTVPITSTYPLWVILWAFLFLGREISPQILLGAGLVVSAIILVRRAEEEERADPKGFIFAVLAPISWSLAIFTMDWLTGYIDVLALAGLRMMSAAIGVSIFLPKYLPELRRVTLRELAILAGAALSGLLVGQYFFVYSVSSVGSQIAAPVSAINPIIASALAILLLKEPPNRKILEGLLLAVVGVILISTA; encoded by the coding sequence ATGAGCACGCTCATCCTCGGAATTTTGGCGGCACTTATCTCGGCACTCTCGTGGGCAAGCTCAACGATCCTCCTAAAGGTGGGCATGAGGGACAGAACCCCGGTAGCGGTCAACATAATCCGCCTTTACATAGTTGCTGTGGCGTTTGCGGTGATATTCCTTGTGAACGGCACTTTCTCGCAGGTCCTAGCACTCTCTCCGGAACTGCTCGCCATAGCCTTCATCTCATCAATGTTCGGCTTTGTCATCGGGGACTACTTCTACCTCCACGCCCTCAACATGATGGGCGTCTCCAGGACGGTTCCTATAACATCTACCTATCCGCTCTGGGTGATACTGTGGGCCTTCCTCTTCCTCGGAAGGGAGATAAGCCCCCAGATACTCCTCGGAGCGGGGCTGGTTGTTTCCGCGATAATCCTGGTCCGCAGGGCAGAAGAAGAGGAGCGGGCCGATCCAAAGGGCTTCATCTTCGCAGTGCTTGCGCCAATCTCATGGAGTCTCGCTATATTCACAATGGACTGGCTGACCGGATACATAGACGTGCTGGCGCTCGCCGGGCTGAGGATGATGTCCGCGGCAATAGGGGTTTCGATTTTCCTCCCGAAGTACCTTCCGGAGCTCAGAAGGGTTACCCTGCGGGAGCTGGCGATCCTCGCCGGTGCCGCTCTCAGCGGCCTGCTAGTAGGCCAGTACTTCTTTGTGTACTCCGTGAGCAGCGTCGGTTCTCAGATAGCCGCACCAGTGTCGGCGATAAATCCCATCATAGCCTCTGCCCTCGCGATACTCCTCCTGAAGGAGCCCCCTAACAGGAAAATACTCGAGGGACTCCTTCTGGCGGTTGTGGGCGTCATCCTGATCTCGACCGCATGA
- a CDS encoding DHH family phosphoesterase: MRVLVLGGGALGRSVAESLKGEFDVTIIEKDEIRAQALEESGFTVIKGDFSYTATLLKAGIDRAELVIITTMDLDTIRKTVYVIRTNNREVPILTVLPDDVNLEDLVSQINEEYEAEVKIDYTISPRSALRDAIVKTVEITGEKKSANLLVRKLKELKAQDDSLLILMHDNPDPDAIASAAALSVIAQTLGFKTQVAYGGEIAHHENRAFVNLLGVELRKVSRGSYELKRYPFIALVDCQPNGNLTTLEQEDYEKIKVIIDHHQILQHLQELIPEDAFLDIRPEVHSSSSILAEYLRMLNISLSPLLATALFYGIYIDTKKFSKLSHVDLKAIEFLAGKVDYELLDKIEHPDISTETAEILARAILNRRIYKNVVISNVGFITNRDAIAESADFLLRLEGITTVLVFGIVDDRIEMSARTRDVRVNIGAVLREAFGDIGSGGGHSQSGGARVPLGIFKLAKDKNSLLRLVEEAITEKFLEALKVKEG; encoded by the coding sequence ATGCGGGTGCTGGTGTTGGGAGGAGGTGCCCTCGGCCGTTCGGTGGCCGAGTCGCTAAAGGGAGAATTCGACGTAACGATAATCGAGAAGGACGAGATAAGGGCCCAGGCCCTTGAGGAGAGTGGCTTTACGGTCATCAAAGGAGACTTTTCCTACACCGCGACGCTCCTGAAGGCCGGCATCGACCGGGCCGAACTGGTTATTATCACGACAATGGACCTGGACACGATAAGGAAGACGGTTTACGTCATCAGAACCAACAACCGGGAAGTCCCAATACTCACGGTTCTTCCGGATGACGTAAACCTTGAGGATCTGGTTTCCCAGATAAACGAGGAGTACGAGGCGGAAGTTAAGATCGACTACACGATCTCCCCGAGGAGTGCTCTCAGGGATGCGATAGTCAAGACCGTTGAGATTACGGGAGAGAAAAAGAGCGCAAACCTCCTCGTCAGGAAGCTCAAGGAGCTCAAGGCCCAGGATGATTCCCTCCTCATACTGATGCACGACAACCCCGACCCGGACGCGATAGCCAGTGCCGCGGCACTCAGCGTCATAGCCCAGACCCTCGGCTTCAAGACCCAGGTCGCTTACGGAGGCGAAATAGCCCATCACGAGAACAGAGCCTTCGTTAACCTCCTTGGGGTCGAGCTTAGAAAGGTCTCCCGGGGTTCCTACGAGCTGAAGCGCTATCCGTTCATCGCCCTCGTCGACTGCCAGCCCAACGGCAACCTCACCACGCTCGAACAGGAGGACTACGAGAAGATAAAGGTTATAATCGACCATCACCAGATACTCCAGCACCTCCAGGAGCTCATTCCGGAGGACGCTTTCCTGGACATAAGGCCGGAAGTCCACTCTTCATCCTCCATACTCGCCGAGTACCTCAGAATGCTGAACATCTCACTCTCGCCCCTCCTCGCCACGGCCCTGTTCTACGGCATCTACATCGACACCAAGAAGTTCTCCAAGCTCAGTCACGTTGACCTGAAGGCCATCGAGTTCCTTGCAGGTAAGGTGGACTACGAGCTGCTCGACAAGATAGAACACCCGGACATCAGCACCGAGACCGCGGAGATACTCGCGAGGGCCATCCTCAACAGGCGCATCTACAAGAACGTCGTCATAAGCAACGTTGGCTTCATAACGAACCGCGACGCAATAGCTGAATCGGCGGATTTCCTGCTGAGGCTCGAGGGCATAACCACCGTCCTCGTTTTCGGTATCGTGGACGACAGGATAGAGATGTCCGCGAGAACGCGCGATGTTAGGGTCAACATTGGCGCTGTTCTGCGGGAGGCCTTTGGCGACATAGGCAGCGGTGGAGGTCATTCCCAGTCCGGTGGTGCGAGGGTTCCACTCGGAATCTTCAAGCTCGCCAAGGACAAGAATTCGCTCCTGAGACTGGTTGAAGAGGCAATAACAGAAAAGTTCCTCGAGGCGTTAAAAGTTAAAGAGGGCTGA
- a CDS encoding PRC-barrel domain-containing protein: MVMRLSKLYGKQIYNTRGYYVGYVDEILIEIDRGRGKVLALGLPGEKVGVPYERVTAIGDIILVKAKEE; the protein is encoded by the coding sequence ATGGTGATGCGCCTCTCAAAGCTCTACGGGAAGCAGATTTACAACACCAGGGGCTACTACGTCGGCTATGTCGACGAGATACTGATTGAAATCGACAGGGGCAGGGGAAAGGTACTCGCCCTTGGACTGCCCGGGGAGAAGGTCGGCGTGCCCTATGAGAGGGTTACAGCGATAGGGGATATAATACTGGTAAAAGCAAAGGAGGAGTAA
- a CDS encoding DUF120 domain-containing protein: MKRVKMLILLARRDAIGERVKITMRELADELGISPQSVLRLLDEMEGDGLIERFVEGKKTYVEITPKGLAFLEDLCDAISEVLYNGVIIGEVISGIGEGAYYVRQYSHLIKEYLGFEPYPGTLNVKVIFPKTVFDALCNVRPVILPGFVREGRTFGDVKAYRVRIGNVEGAIVIPSRTVHPPKIAEIVAPVYLRKELGLRDGSKITIRVVKE; the protein is encoded by the coding sequence GCTCGCCAGGAGGGATGCCATTGGTGAAAGGGTCAAGATAACGATGAGAGAGCTCGCCGACGAGCTGGGAATTTCCCCCCAGTCGGTTCTCAGGCTCCTCGATGAGATGGAAGGTGATGGACTCATCGAGAGGTTCGTTGAGGGCAAAAAGACCTACGTGGAGATAACCCCTAAGGGGCTGGCTTTTCTGGAGGATCTCTGTGATGCAATATCAGAGGTTCTCTACAACGGGGTCATAATCGGGGAAGTCATCTCGGGCATCGGGGAGGGTGCCTATTACGTGAGGCAGTATTCCCACCTCATCAAGGAGTACCTCGGCTTTGAGCCCTATCCAGGAACCCTGAACGTTAAGGTCATCTTTCCGAAAACAGTGTTTGATGCCCTCTGCAACGTCAGGCCCGTAATCCTGCCGGGCTTCGTAAGGGAGGGAAGGACCTTCGGCGACGTCAAAGCCTACCGCGTTAGAATCGGGAACGTCGAAGGGGCGATAGTGATACCCTCAAGGACCGTCCACCCGCCCAAGATAGCGGAGATAGTCGCCCCGGTGTACCTCAGGAAGGAGCTTGGCCTGAGGGACGGATCCAAAATAACCATAAGGGTCGTGAAAGAATGA